The following are from one region of the Mycolicibacterium helvum genome:
- the pks2 gene encoding sulfolipid-1 biosynthesis phthioceranic/hydroxyphthioceranic acid synthase, whose amino-acid sequence MACRLPGGIDSPHKLWEALLEGADLVTEIPADRWDADDLYDPEPGVPGRSVSKWGAFIDDVTGFDPDFFGINEREATAMDPQHRVLLETCWEATEQAGFTPSSLSGTSTGVFIGMSHDDYAMVTSDAGAFDQAYAFTGAPFSMASGRISHALGLHGPAVTMDTACSSSLVAVHQACRSLRDGESDMALAGGVMLMLDKRLYASSSGQGMLSPTGRCHSFDVAADGFVRAEGCGIVVLKRLDDAQRDGDRVLAVIKSTASNQDGRTENILTPSRDAQVSVFRAALAAADVDPATVGMVEGHGTGTPVGDTIEFNSISSVYGTAGPCALTSVKSNFGHAESAAGVLGLMKAVLAVHHGVIPQNLHFNRLPEKLTKVKTGMFVPTENTPWPKEDGPRRAGVSSYGMSGTNVHVVLEQAPDSPVVVDVDQAQREGKDLLLFPVCSTSVEELRNTAAKLADWVERAGDELSLPDLGYTLSRRRGHRPVRTSVIAEDRGSLVEQLRQVADGDEPYQPAVGHDDRGPVWIFSGQGSQWASMGTGLLATEPVFAAKIADIEPLIAAESNFSVTEAMTAPETVEGIHRVQPTIFAVQVAMAATMQAYGVQPGAVIGHSLGEVAAAVVSGALSLEDGVKVICRRSLLCLRLAGGGAMASVEMPAQQVREELEQQGIEDVVVAVVASPKSTVIGGATDTVRKIVAAWEAREIMAREVNVDVASHSPQVDPILDELADMLSDITPMAPEVPYYSATSFDPREQPYCDADYWVDNLRHTVRFSAAVQTALEDGFRVFGELAPHPLLIRAIDQTAGTLDISVAALAGMRRGQEVPNGLGDFLGDLYSAGARVDFSVLYPVGQLVDAPLPTWTHRSLVLISDGVDHQARGAHLVAAHPLLGSHVRLLEEPERHAWAAEVGTGAHPWLVDHQINNVAALPGAAYCEMALAASRTVFGDDAEVRDVTFEAMLLLKDETPVSAVASADGSGVLNFVVETDQDGERERRASATLHAGEPGGQPNTYDMDVLRDAHPNRADGEGVRQWFDGRGVQFGPAFTALIAVNAADETADTVLAEIGLPSSIRNQQTSYGVHPALLDACFQSVAAHPGVQASGTGGLLLPLGVDRLRVHGATRNARYCLTRVTSLDGSSVEADIDLLDDYGTVLFTVQGLRMGTGMSDDHEGDRVLNERLLGIEWRRNQVAEITHTTSATWLVVSTSDVADLLASALTDALKLNDADVTTMSWPQQADHVGNAERLRSYFTEGGFANVVVVSGAGNGCPEEQLPHRGGEHVRHLVRIARELADTAGEPPRLYVITRNAQTVLADDRPNLEQAGLRGLLRVVGAEYPQLRPSQIDVDDDVDSKLLARVLLTGSEEDETAFRNGEWYTAHLHPSPLRPDERYTTVVDHSRDGMRLEIRTPGDMQTLELAAFDRITPGPGQIEVAVTASSLNFADVLLAFGRYPSFEGLHPQLGIDFAGVVTAVGPQVTSHRVGDHVGGMSPNGCWGTFVTCDADVAVTLPAGLRDDQAAAVSTASATAWYGLHDLARIKSGDKVLIHSATGGVGQAAIAIARAAGAEIFATAGTEERRDILRDMGITHVYDSRSAAFAEQIRRDTDGYGVDIVLNSLTGAAQRAGVELLAFGGRFVEIGKKDIYGDTRLGLFPFRRNLSFYGVDLALMATTHPEQIRDLLSTVYRLTAEGVLPQPETTHYPLADAATAIRVMGAAEHTGKLLLSVPKVGHSSVVVPPEQAKVFRRDGSYIITGGLGGLGLFLASKMAGAGCGRIVLNSRSEPKADALAEIARMRAAGTEVEVVSGDIALSETVDRLVAVATATGLAVRGVLHAAAVVEDAVLTNISDELIDRDWAPKVYGAWHLHRATTAQPLDWFCSFSSAAALMGSPGQGAYAAANSWLDGFTHWRRSQGLPAIAIAWAAWDEIGAGKHLAATGDTAMISPDEGAHAFEALLRHDRAYTGYAPIIGTPWLTDLAARSPFAEAFQASGDRPADTSTFRAELHDLPRDEWPTRVRRLVSEQLSLILRRSIDPDRPISEYGLDSLGNLELRTRIETETGIRVRSMDITTVRSLAESLCETLAGVITSAR is encoded by the coding sequence GGTGGCGTGATGCTGATGTTGGACAAGCGTCTCTACGCCTCCTCCTCAGGCCAGGGCATGCTCTCGCCGACCGGACGTTGCCATTCCTTCGACGTCGCCGCCGACGGCTTCGTCCGCGCCGAGGGCTGCGGCATTGTCGTCCTCAAGCGGCTCGACGACGCGCAGCGCGACGGCGACCGCGTCCTGGCCGTCATCAAGAGCACCGCCTCCAACCAGGACGGTCGCACTGAGAACATCCTGACCCCGTCCAGGGACGCCCAGGTTTCGGTGTTCCGGGCCGCGCTAGCCGCCGCCGACGTCGACCCCGCCACCGTCGGCATGGTCGAGGGGCACGGCACCGGCACGCCGGTGGGCGACACGATCGAGTTCAACAGCATCTCTAGCGTCTATGGCACCGCGGGGCCCTGCGCCCTCACGTCGGTCAAGAGCAACTTCGGTCACGCCGAATCTGCGGCGGGTGTTCTTGGGCTGATGAAGGCCGTGCTTGCGGTGCACCACGGGGTGATACCCCAGAACCTGCACTTCAACCGCCTGCCCGAGAAGCTGACCAAGGTCAAAACCGGGATGTTCGTCCCGACCGAAAACACCCCGTGGCCGAAGGAAGACGGCCCGCGCCGTGCGGGCGTCTCCTCCTATGGCATGTCCGGCACCAACGTCCACGTGGTTCTCGAGCAGGCCCCTGACTCCCCGGTGGTCGTCGACGTCGATCAGGCCCAACGCGAGGGCAAGGACCTGCTGCTCTTCCCGGTGTGCTCAACCTCGGTCGAGGAACTCCGCAACACTGCGGCGAAACTCGCGGACTGGGTCGAGCGCGCGGGCGACGAGTTGTCGCTGCCGGATCTGGGCTACACGTTGAGCCGCCGCCGCGGGCATCGCCCGGTGCGTACCTCCGTCATCGCCGAGGACCGCGGCTCGTTGGTCGAGCAGCTACGCCAGGTTGCCGACGGTGACGAGCCCTATCAGCCCGCTGTCGGGCACGACGATCGCGGACCGGTCTGGATCTTCTCCGGGCAGGGCTCGCAGTGGGCGTCGATGGGTACCGGTCTGCTGGCCACCGAGCCGGTCTTCGCCGCGAAGATCGCCGACATCGAGCCGCTGATCGCCGCCGAATCCAACTTCTCGGTCACCGAGGCGATGACGGCCCCTGAGACCGTCGAGGGCATCCATCGAGTCCAGCCCACCATCTTCGCTGTCCAGGTCGCGATGGCGGCCACGATGCAGGCCTACGGGGTACAGCCGGGTGCGGTCATCGGCCACTCGCTGGGTGAGGTCGCCGCGGCCGTCGTGTCCGGCGCACTGTCGCTGGAAGACGGCGTCAAGGTCATCTGCCGCCGTTCGCTGCTGTGTCTGCGGCTGGCCGGTGGGGGCGCGATGGCGTCGGTCGAGATGCCCGCCCAGCAGGTGCGTGAGGAACTCGAGCAGCAAGGTATCGAGGACGTCGTCGTCGCTGTCGTCGCGTCGCCCAAGTCGACGGTCATCGGTGGCGCCACCGACACCGTCCGAAAGATCGTGGCCGCCTGGGAGGCCCGCGAGATCATGGCCCGCGAGGTCAATGTTGATGTCGCGTCGCACTCGCCGCAGGTCGATCCGATTCTCGACGAGCTTGCCGACATGCTTTCCGACATCACGCCGATGGCCCCCGAGGTGCCCTACTACTCGGCGACGTCGTTCGATCCCCGTGAGCAGCCTTACTGCGATGCCGACTACTGGGTGGACAACCTGCGCCACACGGTTCGGTTCTCGGCAGCCGTGCAGACGGCGCTGGAGGACGGCTTCCGGGTCTTCGGCGAGCTGGCCCCGCATCCGCTGCTGATCCGTGCGATCGATCAGACCGCAGGCACGCTGGACATCAGCGTCGCGGCGCTGGCCGGTATGCGCCGTGGCCAGGAGGTCCCGAACGGTCTGGGCGATTTCCTCGGCGATCTCTATTCGGCCGGCGCGCGGGTGGATTTCTCAGTTCTCTACCCGGTTGGCCAGCTGGTCGACGCACCGCTGCCGACCTGGACGCACCGCAGCTTGGTCCTGATCTCCGACGGTGTCGACCATCAGGCCCGCGGCGCGCACCTGGTTGCCGCCCACCCGCTGCTGGGCTCACACGTCCGGCTGCTGGAGGAGCCCGAGCGGCACGCCTGGGCCGCCGAGGTCGGGACCGGGGCGCATCCGTGGCTGGTCGACCACCAGATCAATAATGTCGCGGCGCTGCCCGGTGCGGCGTACTGCGAAATGGCGCTGGCCGCTTCGCGCACCGTGTTCGGTGACGACGCCGAGGTCCGCGATGTCACGTTCGAGGCGATGCTGCTGCTGAAGGACGAGACCCCGGTCAGCGCCGTGGCCTCGGCGGACGGCTCCGGTGTCCTCAACTTTGTCGTGGAGACCGACCAGGACGGTGAACGGGAGCGCCGCGCCAGTGCCACGCTGCACGCCGGCGAGCCCGGCGGGCAGCCCAACACCTACGACATGGACGTGCTGCGCGACGCCCATCCCAACCGCGCTGACGGCGAGGGTGTACGGCAGTGGTTCGACGGCCGCGGTGTTCAGTTCGGCCCCGCGTTCACCGCGCTGATCGCCGTGAACGCAGCCGACGAGACAGCCGACACCGTGCTCGCCGAGATCGGCCTGCCCAGCTCGATCCGCAATCAGCAGACCTCCTACGGCGTCCACCCGGCGCTGCTGGACGCCTGCTTCCAGTCGGTTGCCGCCCATCCAGGCGTGCAGGCGTCCGGCACCGGTGGGCTGCTGCTGCCGCTGGGCGTGGACCGCCTGCGGGTGCATGGCGCGACCCGCAATGCGCGGTACTGCCTGACCCGGGTGACCTCGCTCGACGGTTCGTCGGTCGAGGCTGATATCGATCTGCTCGACGACTACGGCACGGTGCTCTTCACCGTCCAGGGTCTGCGGATGGGCACCGGCATGTCCGATGACCACGAAGGTGACCGGGTGCTCAACGAGCGCCTGCTCGGCATCGAGTGGCGCCGGAACCAGGTCGCCGAGATCACCCACACCACCTCCGCGACATGGTTGGTGGTCAGTACCTCCGATGTCGCTGACCTGCTGGCTTCGGCGCTCACCGATGCGCTGAAGCTCAACGACGCTGACGTGACCACGATGTCCTGGCCGCAGCAGGCCGACCACGTGGGCAATGCCGAGCGGCTCCGGTCGTACTTCACCGAAGGCGGCTTTGCGAACGTCGTCGTGGTGAGCGGCGCCGGCAACGGCTGCCCGGAAGAGCAGCTGCCGCATCGCGGGGGAGAGCACGTACGCCACTTGGTGCGCATCGCGCGTGAGCTGGCCGACACCGCCGGCGAGCCGCCGCGGCTCTACGTCATCACCCGCAACGCCCAGACCGTGCTGGCCGACGACCGGCCGAACCTCGAGCAGGCTGGCCTCCGCGGTCTGCTGCGCGTGGTCGGCGCCGAGTACCCGCAGCTGCGCCCCAGCCAGATCGACGTCGACGACGATGTCGACTCCAAGCTGCTGGCCCGTGTTTTGCTCACCGGCTCGGAGGAAGACGAGACCGCGTTCCGCAATGGCGAGTGGTACACCGCGCACCTGCACCCGAGCCCGCTGCGGCCCGACGAGCGCTACACCACCGTCGTGGACCATTCCCGCGACGGCATGCGCCTGGAGATCCGTACCCCGGGCGATATGCAGACCCTGGAGCTGGCGGCCTTCGACCGCATCACCCCGGGACCGGGTCAGATCGAGGTCGCGGTCACCGCGTCCAGCCTCAACTTCGCCGACGTCCTGCTTGCGTTCGGCCGGTACCCAAGCTTCGAGGGTCTGCACCCGCAGCTGGGCATCGACTTCGCCGGTGTGGTCACCGCGGTCGGTCCGCAGGTCACCTCGCACCGAGTGGGCGACCATGTGGGCGGCATGTCGCCCAACGGCTGCTGGGGAACGTTCGTCACCTGCGACGCCGACGTGGCCGTGACGCTGCCTGCAGGGTTGCGTGACGATCAGGCCGCAGCGGTGTCCACCGCGTCGGCGACGGCCTGGTACGGCCTGCACGACCTGGCCCGGATCAAGTCCGGCGACAAGGTGTTGATTCACTCCGCCACCGGTGGTGTGGGCCAGGCCGCGATCGCGATCGCTCGTGCCGCCGGGGCGGAGATCTTCGCCACCGCCGGTACTGAGGAGCGCCGGGACATCCTGCGCGACATGGGCATCACCCATGTCTACGACTCGCGCAGCGCCGCCTTCGCCGAGCAGATCCGTCGGGACACCGACGGTTATGGCGTGGATATCGTGCTGAACTCGCTGACCGGTGCCGCCCAGCGGGCAGGTGTCGAACTGCTGGCCTTCGGCGGTCGGTTCGTCGAGATCGGCAAGAAGGACATCTACGGCGACACCAGGCTCGGGCTCTTCCCGTTCCGGCGCAACCTGTCCTTCTACGGTGTCGACCTGGCGCTGATGGCCACCACACACCCCGAGCAGATCCGCGACCTGTTGAGTACCGTGTACCGGCTGACCGCCGAGGGCGTTCTGCCGCAACCGGAAACGACGCACTACCCGCTGGCCGACGCGGCCACCGCCATCCGCGTGATGGGCGCGGCCGAGCACACCGGCAAGCTGCTGCTCTCGGTGCCGAAGGTGGGCCACAGCAGTGTGGTCGTGCCGCCGGAACAGGCCAAGGTCTTCCGCCGCGATGGTTCGTACATCATCACCGGTGGCCTTGGCGGGCTGGGCTTGTTCCTCGCCTCGAAGATGGCCGGGGCCGGCTGCGGCCGGATCGTGCTGAACTCGCGATCGGAGCCCAAGGCAGACGCGCTGGCGGAGATCGCTCGGATGCGGGCTGCGGGAACCGAGGTCGAGGTCGTCAGCGGCGATATCGCACTGTCGGAGACGGTTGACCGCCTGGTGGCGGTGGCGACCGCGACCGGCCTGGCCGTGCGCGGTGTCCTGCATGCCGCCGCGGTCGTCGAGGACGCCGTCCTGACCAATATCAGCGACGAGCTGATCGACCGGGACTGGGCACCGAAGGTCTACGGCGCCTGGCACCTGCACCGGGCCACCACGGCACAGCCGCTGGACTGGTTCTGCTCGTTCTCCTCAGCGGCCGCCCTGATGGGCTCGCCGGGACAGGGCGCCTACGCCGCGGCCAACAGCTGGTTGGACGGGTTCACCCACTGGCGCCGTTCGCAGGGGCTGCCCGCCATCGCGATCGCATGGGCGGCATGGGACGAGATCGGTGCGGGCAAGCACCTGGCCGCCACCGGCGATACCGCGATGATCAGCCCGGACGAGGGCGCACATGCCTTCGAGGCGCTGCTGCGCCACGATCGCGCCTATACCGGCTACGCGCCGATCATCGGGACGCCGTGGCTGACGGATCTGGCGGCACGCAGCCCGTTCGCCGAGGCATTCCAAGCCAGTGGCGACCGGCCGGCCGATACCAGCACCTTCCGAGCGGAACTACACGATCTGCCGCGTGACGAGTGGCCGACCCGGGTTCGCCGGCTGGTATCCGAGCAGCTCAGCCTGATCCTGCGCCGTTCCATCGACCCGGACCGACCGATTTCGGAGTACGGTTTGGACTCGTTGGGGAACCTCGAGCTGCGAACCCGTATTGAAACTGAAACGGGAATACGCGTCCGATCGATGGATATAACGACTGTCCGGTCGCTGGCCGAAAGCCTGTGCGAAACGCTTGCCGGCGTCATCACGTCAGCACGCTGA
- a CDS encoding condensation domain-containing protein, which translates to MVALTAIHDWVDAPGTVVSWSPSPACLKKVQDAPVSDVPASYQQSQHIRSYRNHTANGLEMARLLIPAWNMPGKCDVRAMTFVINAYLRRHDTYHSWFEFSAGANGVDQVVRHTVENPNDIQFVATKHGEMNSAQWKKHVLDTPSPLEWDCFRFGVIQRAAHFTFYVSVDHLHADAMLMMALFVEMHMNYEALAGGGAPLRLPDAGSYHDYCVRQHGYTEQLTMDSPDVRGWLDFLENNGGTMPTFPLPLGDPSVHCSGDLLTVQLMDDHESDRFESACTAAGVRFIGGVFAAAAIAHRQLTGDDDYYVITPTTTRSTPAEFMTTGWFTGVVPLSVPVAARNFAEVARAAQESFDSGMPLANVPIERVYELAESESTPRIRPAGPGVPMLSYLDVGLPPLNPVIMSQWYAQNGHIYTDLGAANQVGMWVNRRTEGTIITVAYPDNPIARESVAEFVELMKCIYLRVADGRSELVSSSRLPVATA; encoded by the coding sequence GTGGTTGCACTTACCGCAATCCATGACTGGGTTGACGCGCCGGGCACGGTCGTGTCGTGGAGCCCGTCGCCGGCATGCCTGAAGAAGGTCCAGGATGCGCCGGTCAGCGATGTACCTGCGAGCTACCAGCAGAGCCAGCACATCCGCAGCTACCGCAATCACACGGCCAATGGGCTGGAGATGGCGCGGCTGCTGATCCCGGCGTGGAACATGCCGGGCAAGTGCGACGTCCGCGCGATGACCTTCGTCATCAATGCCTACCTGCGCCGGCACGACACGTACCACAGCTGGTTCGAGTTCTCCGCCGGCGCCAATGGGGTGGATCAGGTCGTTCGCCACACGGTCGAGAACCCGAACGACATCCAGTTCGTGGCCACCAAGCACGGCGAGATGAACTCCGCGCAGTGGAAAAAGCACGTGCTCGACACCCCGAGCCCGCTGGAGTGGGACTGCTTCCGGTTCGGCGTCATCCAGCGCGCCGCCCATTTCACGTTCTACGTCTCAGTCGATCACCTGCACGCCGATGCGATGCTGATGATGGCGCTGTTTGTGGAAATGCACATGAATTACGAGGCGCTGGCCGGGGGTGGCGCACCGTTGCGGCTGCCGGACGCGGGCAGCTACCACGACTACTGCGTGCGTCAGCACGGCTACACCGAGCAGCTGACCATGGATTCACCGGACGTTCGCGGCTGGCTGGACTTCCTGGAGAACAACGGCGGAACCATGCCGACGTTCCCGCTGCCGCTGGGTGATCCGTCGGTGCACTGCAGCGGTGATCTGCTGACGGTCCAACTGATGGACGATCACGAATCGGACCGCTTCGAGTCGGCGTGCACCGCGGCCGGTGTCCGCTTCATCGGTGGCGTGTTCGCCGCCGCGGCGATCGCGCACCGGCAGTTGACCGGCGACGACGATTACTACGTCATCACCCCGACGACCACGCGCAGCACGCCGGCGGAGTTCATGACCACCGGATGGTTCACCGGTGTCGTTCCGCTGTCGGTGCCGGTCGCTGCCCGCAACTTCGCCGAGGTCGCCCGCGCTGCCCAGGAGTCGTTCGACTCGGGCATGCCGCTGGCAAACGTACCGATCGAACGGGTATACGAGCTGGCGGAGTCGGAGTCCACCCCGCGCATCCGGCCGGCCGGACCGGGTGTGCCGATGCTGTCCTACCTGGACGTGGGCCTGCCGCCGCTGAACCCGGTCATCATGTCCCAGTGGTATGCGCAGAACGGGCACATCTACACCGATCTGGGCGCGGCCAATCAGGTCGGCATGTGGGTGAACCGGCGTACCGAGGGCACGATCATCACCGTCGCCTACCCCGACAATCCGATCGCGCGCGAGTCGGTTGCCGAGTTCGTCGAACTGATGAAGTGCATTTATCTTCGGGTGGCTGACGGCCGCTCCGAACTCGTGTCGTCGTCTCGCTTGCCGGTCGCAACGGCCTGA
- a CDS encoding GAP family protein, translated as MWTTVVLLGLAVSIEPTRIGLIALLLTRPRPARHLLVFLCTGLAISLSIGFTVLFVFHHSFLSKANFNPALIQIGIGVVTVLLGALLTSNIPLRQFARKEMVDVPAGAGDSPLVVQDPPRPSRFKRLSARIRAFAKGESSWFSGSIGAALAMPSVDYMALLALIIASKTAPIEQASALVTFLLLASWAAVVPLLSFMVVPGKTRIWVQRFNEWIRTRTRKHAGAFVAVVGVMLIAVGLHGL; from the coding sequence GTGTGGACTACCGTGGTGCTGCTCGGCCTCGCGGTGAGTATCGAGCCCACACGCATCGGATTGATCGCCCTCCTGCTGACCCGGCCACGTCCCGCGCGGCATTTGCTCGTCTTCCTCTGCACCGGCCTGGCGATCAGCCTCAGCATCGGCTTCACGGTGCTGTTCGTGTTCCACCACTCCTTCCTCAGCAAGGCGAACTTCAACCCGGCGCTCATCCAGATCGGTATCGGCGTCGTCACGGTCCTGCTCGGCGCGCTGTTGACGTCGAATATTCCGTTGCGACAATTCGCCCGCAAGGAGATGGTCGACGTGCCGGCCGGTGCCGGTGACAGTCCCCTCGTCGTGCAGGATCCCCCGCGGCCGAGCCGGTTCAAGCGGCTATCCGCCCGGATCCGTGCCTTTGCGAAGGGCGAATCATCCTGGTTCTCGGGTTCCATCGGGGCGGCTCTGGCGATGCCGAGCGTCGACTACATGGCCCTGCTCGCGCTGATCATCGCGTCCAAGACTGCTCCGATCGAGCAGGCGTCGGCCCTGGTCACCTTCCTGCTACTGGCGAGCTGGGCAGCGGTGGTCCCCCTGCTGAGTTTCATGGTTGTGCCAGGCAAGACTCGGATCTGGGTGCAGCGCTTCAACGAGTGGATCCGCACCCGCACTCGCAAGCACGCCGGTGCATTCGTCGCGGTCGTGGGGGTCATGCTGATCGCGGTGGGCCTGCACGGCCTGTGA
- a CDS encoding glycosyltransferase: MKIAVSIHGTRGDVEPCAAVGLELQRRGHDVYMAVPPNLVSFVESAGLAATIGYGPDSQKQLQGDVFERPDALTAASPADWLRLGNPLIALRKARAAATRGWAEMNDALLSMTDGADLVVTGTAYQEIAANVAEFRGLPLAEVHYFPVRANTQVLPVRLPQPVVEAAYSMGEWLHWRLLKPAESQQRRTLGLPAATTRPVARIVASGALEIQAYDKVFFPALADEWGERRPLVGSMTLQLPTEVDSDVASWIASGTPPIYFGFGSMPIDSPAETVRLISDACAELGERALICAGFSDFDDSATAAHVKVVAAVNHAAVFPSCRAVVHHGGAGTTAAGIRAGVPTLVLWVAAEQPLWGKQVERLGVGTSRRFSASTRYSLLTDLRAVLAPQTVDRSRLLAARMSPASGSVAAAADLLEEAARNRRHG; encoded by the coding sequence ATGAAGATCGCGGTGAGCATCCACGGGACACGCGGTGACGTCGAACCCTGCGCAGCGGTGGGCCTCGAGCTGCAGCGCCGGGGGCACGACGTGTACATGGCCGTCCCCCCTAACCTTGTCAGCTTCGTCGAGTCCGCCGGCCTGGCGGCCACCATCGGCTATGGGCCCGACTCGCAGAAACAATTGCAGGGCGACGTCTTCGAGCGACCGGATGCCCTGACCGCGGCCAGCCCGGCGGATTGGCTGCGGTTGGGCAATCCGTTGATCGCCTTACGCAAGGCCAGGGCGGCGGCGACCCGCGGCTGGGCCGAGATGAACGACGCGCTGCTGTCGATGACCGACGGTGCCGATCTAGTGGTGACCGGCACGGCCTATCAGGAGATCGCAGCCAACGTCGCCGAGTTCCGGGGCCTCCCATTGGCCGAGGTGCATTACTTCCCGGTGCGAGCCAACACCCAGGTGCTGCCGGTGCGGCTGCCGCAGCCCGTAGTCGAGGCGGCCTATTCGATGGGTGAATGGCTGCATTGGCGGCTACTCAAACCGGCGGAGTCTCAGCAGCGCCGCACCCTGGGCCTGCCCGCGGCCACCACCCGGCCGGTGGCCCGCATCGTGGCCTCCGGCGCACTCGAGATCCAGGCTTACGACAAGGTGTTCTTCCCCGCATTGGCCGACGAATGGGGTGAGCGACGCCCGCTCGTCGGGTCGATGACGCTGCAACTGCCCACCGAAGTCGACAGTGACGTGGCGTCCTGGATCGCCTCGGGAACACCGCCGATCTACTTTGGCTTCGGCAGCATGCCGATCGACTCCCCCGCCGAGACGGTTCGCCTGATCAGCGACGCCTGCGCCGAGCTGGGCGAACGCGCCCTGATCTGCGCTGGGTTCTCCGACTTCGACGACTCCGCCACAGCAGCCCATGTCAAGGTCGTGGCCGCGGTCAACCATGCCGCCGTATTCCCGTCGTGCCGGGCCGTCGTGCACCACGGCGGAGCGGGCACCACCGCGGCCGGGATCCGCGCCGGAGTTCCCACCCTCGTGCTGTGGGTGGCCGCCGAGCAACCACTTTGGGGCAAACAGGTGGAGCGGCTCGGTGTCGGCACATCCCGCCGTTTCTCAGCTTCTACACGGTATTCGCTGCTGACCGATCTCCGAGCCGTGCTGGCTCCGCAAACAGTCGATCGGTCCCGTTTGCTCGCTGCCCGGATGAGCCCGGCGTCGGGCAGCGTGGCGGCAGCAGCCGACCTTCTCGAGGAGGCCGCCCGCAACCGCCGCCACGGCTGA
- a CDS encoding XRE family transcriptional regulator, with the protein MPRTDENGRQLKTLLDYLLDGDIEAKDIYDALSTSSSTYYRRVKERDYPNAEELRLVATRFGLSYPDLQVRFGLMSREEVQQYVESTPFTVTTINTVTATHIPAKLSELKPRLDAPSL; encoded by the coding sequence GTGCCTCGTACCGACGAAAACGGACGTCAGCTGAAGACCTTGCTCGACTACCTCCTCGACGGCGACATCGAAGCCAAGGACATCTACGACGCGCTCAGCACCTCTAGCAGCACTTATTACCGGCGAGTAAAGGAACGAGACTACCCGAATGCCGAGGAGTTGCGCTTGGTGGCAACACGATTCGGCCTGAGCTACCCCGACCTGCAGGTCAGGTTCGGACTGATGAGCCGCGAGGAAGTCCAGCAATACGTCGAGTCCACACCATTTACGGTGACGACAATTAATACCGTAACGGCGACACATATTCCGGCGAAACTCTCAGAATTGAAGCCCCGACTAGACGCCCCTTCGCTGTAG